One window from the genome of Myxocyprinus asiaticus isolate MX2 ecotype Aquarium Trade chromosome 30, UBuf_Myxa_2, whole genome shotgun sequence encodes:
- the edn2 gene encoding endothelin-2 — protein sequence MMSFSLRTSLFISATLCMLQQGFGYPLSEASSDPPVLKRVRTKRCSCSSWLDKECIYFCHLDIIWVNTPSKITPYGLGSPLSRRRRSTGRCECAILADRTCFTFCYNSSEYPDMVIVTQLNNQSNNKDKASDHLLISLRKAVKENLMTASQSVSPKKKSRTMNLLIS from the exons ATGATGTCTTTCTCACTGCGGACGTCTCTGTTTATTTCTGCTACACTGTGCATGCTGCAGCAAG GGTTCGGATATCCACTTTCCGAAGCATCCAGCGATCCACCTGTTCTAAAGCGGGTTCGTACCAAGCGCTGCTCCTGTAGCAGCTGGTTGGACAAGGAGTGCATCTATTTCTGTCATCTAGACATCATTTGGGTCAACACACCAAG TAAAATCACCCCCTATGGTCTCGGAAGTCCTCTGTCCCGTCGTCGGCGTTCGACTGGCCGTTGTGAATGTGCGATCCTGGCCGACCGTACCTGCTTCACTTTCTGCTATAACAG CTCTGAATACCCAGATATGGTGATTGTGACCCAACTTAATAACCAGTCAAACAACAAGGACAAAGCTAGTGATCACCTACTCATTTCTCTCAG GAAGGCAGTAAAGGAAAACCTCATGACAGCTTCACAATCTGTGTCGCCCAAAAAGAAATCCAGAACTATGAATCTCTTGATTAGTTAG